A region from the Clostridium beijerinckii genome encodes:
- a CDS encoding GTPase CgtA, whose translation MFIDTAKVFIKSGDGGDGAITFRREKYVPLGGPDGGDGGRGGSIIFQVETGITTLLDFKYKKRFVAEEGGRGGGAKCYGKDGEDLFIKVPMGTIIREAETNKIIADLSHKGQELVLLRGGKGGKGNVKFATATKQAPHYAEPGMPGDELNILLELKLLADVGLLGFPNVGKSTLLSMTTKAKPKIANYHFTTIKPNLGVVAVPGIEPFVMADIPGIIEGAAEGVGLGIQFLKHIERTRLLIHIVDISGVEGREPFDDFVKINEELKKYSVKLWDRPQIVVANKSDMLYDDSIFEDFKKKVQELGFEKVFIMSAATNEGVDEVMKEAARILKEIPVKELEISADEMYIPEQKRFTYDITVEKNVEEGYNVYVVNGTFVDRILSAVNVNDADSLRYFHKVLKNKGIFDELREMGIKDGDMVRLNNFEFEYVM comes from the coding sequence GGCGGACCAGACGGAGGAGATGGAGGAAGAGGTGGTAGTATCATTTTCCAAGTTGAAACTGGTATAACTACATTATTAGATTTTAAATATAAAAAGAGATTTGTTGCAGAAGAAGGCGGAAGAGGCGGCGGTGCTAAGTGCTATGGAAAAGATGGTGAAGATCTTTTTATAAAAGTACCTATGGGAACAATCATAAGAGAAGCAGAGACTAATAAAATAATTGCAGATCTTTCTCATAAAGGTCAAGAATTAGTATTATTAAGAGGTGGAAAAGGTGGAAAAGGTAATGTTAAGTTTGCTACCGCTACTAAACAAGCACCTCACTATGCTGAACCAGGAATGCCAGGAGATGAGTTAAATATACTTTTAGAACTAAAGTTACTTGCAGATGTTGGATTACTTGGATTTCCTAATGTAGGAAAGTCAACATTACTTTCTATGACAACAAAAGCAAAACCAAAGATTGCAAATTATCATTTTACTACTATAAAGCCTAACTTAGGAGTTGTTGCAGTACCTGGAATTGAACCATTTGTTATGGCAGATATTCCGGGAATTATTGAAGGTGCAGCAGAAGGTGTTGGTCTTGGAATACAGTTTTTAAAACATATTGAAAGAACTAGACTTTTAATTCACATAGTAGATATTTCTGGTGTTGAAGGAAGAGAGCCTTTTGATGACTTTGTTAAAATCAACGAAGAATTAAAGAAATATTCTGTTAAGCTATGGGATAGACCTCAAATTGTAGTAGCTAATAAGAGCGATATGCTTTATGATGACAGTATATTTGAAGATTTTAAGAAGAAGGTTCAAGAATTGGGATTTGAAAAGGTATTTATAATGTCAGCAGCTACAAATGAAGGTGTTGATGAGGTAATGAAAGAAGCAGCAAGAATACTTAAGGAAATTCCGGTTAAGGAATTAGAAATTTCAGCAGATGAGATGTATATACCAGAACAAAAGAGATTTACTTATGATATTACAGTTGAAAAGAATGTTGAAGAAGGATATAACGTTTATGTTGTTAATGGTACATTTGTAGATAGAATATTAAGTGCTGTTAATGTAAATGATGCAGATTCTTTAAGATATTTCCACAAAGTTCTTAAAAATAAAGGTATATTCGATGAACTTAGGGAAATGGGAATCAAAGATGGAGATATGGTAAGATTAAATAACTTTGAATTCGAATATGTAATGTAA
- the yhbY gene encoding ribosome assembly RNA-binding protein YhbY, producing MITGKQRAYLRGLANQLSPIFQIGKNGVEENFLIQVSQALEARELIKIKVLENSGLESRETSDMICKAVKCEGVQAIGNKIVLYKKSKNKAKIELPIK from the coding sequence ATGATAACAGGAAAACAAAGAGCTTACTTAAGAGGCTTAGCTAATCAACTTTCACCAATATTCCAAATTGGTAAAAATGGTGTTGAAGAAAATTTTTTAATACAAGTTTCACAAGCATTAGAAGCTAGAGAATTAATTAAAATAAAAGTTTTAGAAAATAGTGGATTGGAATCTAGGGAAACTTCAGATATGATATGCAAGGCCGTTAAATGTGAAGGAGTTCAAGCAATTGGAAATAAGATAGTACTATACAAAAAGTCAAAAAATAAAGCTAAGATAGAATTACCTATTAAATAA
- a CDS encoding nicotinic acid mononucleotide adenylyltransferase, producing the protein MKRYGIIGGTFDPIHNAHLYIAYEAKEQLNLDEVIFMPAGKQPLKTENIVTDSKLRYEMVKIATEPFDEFSVSSYEIEKGGLSFTYETLKYFKDESDVQNEEKELFFITGADCLFNIEKWKAVQEIFSLATLVVFARGGISTKELIEEKKIIEEKYNGKIIILDLKELEISSTDIRERVNQNKRIDFFVPPKVIDIIYEKGLYHY; encoded by the coding sequence ATGAAACGGTATGGTATAATAGGAGGTACATTTGATCCTATTCATAATGCACATTTATATATAGCTTATGAAGCTAAAGAGCAATTAAATTTAGATGAAGTGATTTTTATGCCAGCAGGAAAGCAACCACTTAAAACTGAAAATATAGTTACTGATTCTAAATTAAGATATGAAATGGTTAAAATTGCAACAGAGCCTTTTGATGAATTTTCGGTTTCAAGTTATGAAATAGAAAAGGGTGGACTCAGCTTTACTTATGAGACATTAAAATATTTTAAAGATGAGAGTGATGTTCAAAACGAAGAAAAAGAATTGTTTTTTATAACAGGAGCAGACTGTTTATTTAATATAGAAAAATGGAAAGCTGTTCAAGAAATATTTTCATTGGCTACTCTTGTGGTATTTGCAAGAGGAGGAATTAGTACAAAAGAATTGATTGAGGAGAAGAAAATAATAGAAGAAAAATATAATGGAAAAATAATTATTTTAGATTTAAAAGAACTTGAAATATCTTCAACAGATATAAGAGAGAGAGTAAATCAAAATAAGAGAATAGATTTTTTTGTACCACCAAAAGTTATAGATATTATTTATGAAAAGGGATTGTATCATTATTAA
- a CDS encoding phosphohydrolase, translating to MLSIEEINLYIKENLIEKRYVHILGVADTAKKLAKLNGISEEKAEIAGLAHDIAKNLSKVRMKEIIEENNIILSAVEKDNANLWHSIIGAIEAKDKLGIEDEEILDSIRWHTTGKENMSILTKIIYIADMIEPSRNFEGVENIRKATFEDLDMGVYYGLTHSMEFLLIKNLLIDENTIKARNYFLFDSKFKGKF from the coding sequence TTGTTATCTATAGAAGAAATAAATTTATATATTAAAGAAAATTTAATTGAAAAACGTTATGTTCACATTTTAGGAGTTGCGGATACAGCTAAAAAACTAGCTAAGTTAAATGGAATATCAGAAGAAAAGGCTGAAATTGCAGGTCTTGCACATGACATAGCTAAAAATTTATCTAAAGTTAGAATGAAAGAAATAATAGAAGAAAATAATATTATTCTTTCAGCTGTGGAAAAGGATAATGCGAATTTATGGCATAGTATTATTGGAGCTATAGAAGCTAAGGATAAGCTAGGGATTGAGGATGAAGAAATATTAGATTCAATAAGATGGCATACTACAGGAAAAGAAAATATGTCTATTTTAACGAAGATTATTTATATTGCTGATATGATAGAACCATCCAGAAATTTTGAGGGTGTTGAAAATATAAGAAAAGCTACATTTGAAGATTTAGATATGGGAGTTTATTATGGATTGACTCATAGTATGGAATTTTTACTAATTAAGAATTTATTGATTGATGAAAACACTATAAAAGCTAGAAATTACTTTTTGTTTGACTCTAAATTCAAGGGGAAATTCTAA